From Xylanibacter oryzae DSM 17970, a single genomic window includes:
- a CDS encoding energy transducer TonB produces MSKIDITSREWCDIIFDGKNKKYGAYKIRTESTHRYMVVLLILLASVLLPLLFISLSTVFTSNKSKVIDVVQLSDMKPAENKYRLAVQSMGLAPQMRKSVIDHAKSDVPVIKPDKDVNDADQTSQSKDGQGVNISVAGVPADTTGFNNKTTLHNAVNANEDKPIFRIIEQLPEYPGGATAFMKWLTKNLKYPIAEQQQKVAGKVVVQFIVNKNGSISDIKIIQSLNEACDKEVIRVLNMMPKWKPGTEKGKPVRTKCVIPIVFKMV; encoded by the coding sequence ATGAGTAAGATTGATATAACATCCAGAGAATGGTGCGATATAATCTTTGATGGTAAAAATAAAAAATACGGTGCATACAAGATACGTACCGAATCTACACACCGTTATATGGTTGTGCTTCTAATATTACTGGCATCTGTATTATTACCGTTGCTTTTCATATCTTTGTCTACTGTCTTTACGAGTAATAAGTCGAAGGTGATAGATGTAGTGCAGTTATCTGATATGAAACCTGCAGAAAACAAATATCGCTTGGCTGTGCAGTCGATGGGGCTTGCTCCACAAATGCGGAAAAGTGTGATTGATCATGCTAAATCTGATGTCCCGGTAATTAAACCAGATAAAGATGTAAATGATGCTGATCAGACATCTCAAAGTAAGGATGGACAGGGTGTTAATATAAGTGTTGCAGGAGTGCCTGCAGACACTACAGGCTTTAATAATAAGACAACACTTCATAACGCTGTAAATGCTAATGAAGATAAACCTATATTCAGAATAATAGAACAATTGCCCGAATACCCCGGAGGAGCAACTGCTTTTATGAAGTGGCTGACTAAAAACTTGAAGTATCCAATAGCTGAACAACAACAAAAAGTTGCAGGAAAAGTAGTCGTTCAGTTTATTGTAAATAAGAATGGTTCAATCTCGGATATAAAGATAATCCAATCCTTGAATGAGGCATGTGATAAGGAAGTTATCAGAGTCTTGAACATGATGCCAAAGTGGAAACCTGGAACAGAAAAAGGTAAGCCAGTACGTACAAAATGTGTCATACCTATCGTATTCAAAATGGTATGA
- a CDS encoding rhomboid family intramembrane serine protease, with the protein MIRIPTITKNLLIINVIAFIASFVLKRVGIDLDNILGLHFFMASDFHLYQLITYMFMHGGIQHIVFNMFALWMFGCVIENVWGPKKFLFYYILCGIGAGVMQEIAQLVSFYFIATGASHVSSISDLILIGQTNANALNAWTTIGASGAVYAILLAFGMLFPEEKLFIFPLPIPIKAKWFVIFYVVIELVSALATPGDQVAHFAHLGGMLFGFILIRYWQKHPTIGYNGYGQSMGHQFFDRLKTNWDNHTKKKPKNNSDKTYNADENKDWEYNARKKVKQEEIDRILDKVRRSGYDSLSKEEKQKLFDSSRNNNA; encoded by the coding sequence ATGATACGCATACCGACTATAACAAAAAATCTACTTATAATAAACGTTATTGCGTTTATTGCCTCTTTTGTGCTCAAACGTGTAGGTATAGATCTGGATAATATTCTTGGTCTGCATTTCTTCATGGCATCAGATTTTCATCTATATCAGTTGATAACATACATGTTCATGCATGGTGGTATACAGCATATAGTTTTTAATATGTTTGCCCTATGGATGTTTGGTTGCGTAATTGAAAATGTGTGGGGACCAAAGAAATTCCTTTTTTATTACATTTTATGCGGTATCGGGGCCGGCGTTATGCAAGAGATAGCTCAGCTCGTGTCATTTTATTTCATCGCAACAGGAGCTTCTCACGTATCAAGCATATCAGATCTTATACTTATCGGTCAGACAAATGCAAATGCCCTTAATGCTTGGACCACTATTGGTGCATCAGGAGCTGTATATGCTATTCTTCTTGCATTCGGTATGCTATTCCCTGAAGAGAAACTATTCATATTCCCTTTGCCTATTCCTATAAAGGCAAAATGGTTTGTCATCTTTTATGTTGTGATTGAGCTGGTTTCAGCGTTAGCTACACCAGGTGATCAGGTAGCACATTTTGCTCATCTTGGTGGTATGCTTTTCGGATTTATTCTGATACGCTACTGGCAGAAGCACCCTACAATAGGATATAATGGTTATGGGCAGTCTATGGGACATCAGTTCTTTGACCGATTGAAAACCAACTGGGATAATCATACAAAGAAAAAGCCAAAGAATAATTCGGATAAAACCTATAATGCAGATGAAAACAAGGACTGGGAATACAATGCTCGCAAAAAAGTTAAACAAGAAGAAATAGATCGTATCTTGGACAAAGTGAGGCGCAGCGGGTATGACAGTCTAAGTAAAGAAGAGAAGCAAAAACTCTTTGACAGTAGTAGAAACAATAATGCTTAA
- a CDS encoding endonuclease/exonuclease/phosphatase family protein codes for MTVVETIMLKKLKTITLQMIAGANIATIIIMFFLGFSDYVYPASHPYIACAGLMFPLFLFFNLLFLIFWVLFHFRGVWIPVLGFIVCYASISVYYPINKSKKVPSGAIKILSYNVESFGIDSVNADGTYPVVEYIRNSDADIVCLQEDMADEQLRNKINNRLSRYKYRDITKIGDTNGMGFYSRYPIVSKERILYESKNNGSMAYHLKIGTDTILVINNHFENCHLTQDDRKSYKEILKGQMKKDTAKIESKKLMQRLALSGAIRCHQVDKVVEYIKAHSRESIILCGDFNDNPISYSRRMIAKELTDCYVKTGNGIGISYNRRGFYVRIDNIMCSSDWTPYNCKVDKKTKASDHYPIYCWMKKHRKL; via the coding sequence TTGACAGTAGTAGAAACAATAATGCTTAAGAAACTGAAGACGATAACATTACAGATGATAGCAGGTGCTAATATTGCAACGATCATCATAATGTTCTTCTTGGGATTTTCCGATTACGTATATCCGGCCAGTCATCCTTATATAGCTTGCGCAGGTCTGATGTTTCCTTTGTTTTTGTTCTTTAATTTACTGTTCCTTATATTCTGGGTCTTATTCCACTTCAGGGGAGTGTGGATACCTGTGCTGGGATTTATCGTATGCTATGCTTCAATCAGTGTGTATTATCCCATAAACAAGAGCAAAAAGGTTCCTTCTGGAGCAATAAAAATACTTTCTTACAATGTGGAATCTTTTGGTATAGATTCTGTTAATGCTGACGGTACCTATCCTGTCGTTGAGTATATACGCAATAGTGATGCAGATATAGTATGCCTGCAAGAGGATATGGCTGATGAACAGTTGCGTAATAAAATCAACAACAGACTATCACGTTATAAGTATCGTGATATAACCAAAATAGGTGATACAAATGGTATGGGATTTTATAGTCGTTATCCTATAGTTTCGAAAGAGAGAATATTGTATGAATCCAAAAATAATGGTTCAATGGCATATCATTTGAAAATAGGAACCGATACCATTCTTGTTATAAACAACCATTTTGAAAACTGTCATCTGACCCAAGATGATCGCAAGTCATACAAGGAAATATTAAAGGGACAAATGAAAAAAGACACTGCAAAAATAGAATCAAAGAAGTTGATGCAGCGACTTGCACTTTCTGGTGCTATCAGATGTCACCAAGTCGATAAAGTCGTAGAATATATAAAAGCCCATAGCAGAGAAAGTATTATATTGTGTGGAGACTTCAATGACAATCCAATATCCTATTCTCGTAGAATGATAGCTAAAGAACTAACCGACTGTTATGTCAAGACAGGTAATGGTATAGGCATATCTTATAATCGCAGAGGGTTTTATGTAAGAATAGACAATATAATGTGCTCATCAGATTGGACCCCATATAATTGCAAAGTAGATAAAAAAACAAAAGCATCTGATCACTATCCTATCTATTGTTGGATGAAAAAGCACCGTAAACTCTAA
- the secDF gene encoding protein translocase subunit SecDF, with amino-acid sequence MQNKGLVKFITLLLILVCVFYLSFSFVTRHYESKAAAMEKVKKGSGQEYLDSLKNEKVYMGVYSLKQCGDMEIGLGLDLKGGMNVILEVSVPDVIEVLADHKTDAAFVKSMNEAKAEEEQSHSDFISLFVSAYKQNAPGHHLAEIFATQQMKGKVSTSSSNSEVERALRAEVSSAVDNSYNVVRNRIDKFGVVQPNIQKLEGQMGRIMVEMPGVKEPERVRKLLQGSANLEFWETYNNQEIAPYLQQLDSRLANGADTASAKKDTASVGASSVKTGNLAAALSAKAGAKNKAKENAQVAQAKKAHPLFSIFQPSQGESMSVVGYASFRDTAAIDRMIYSQVAKQVLPSDVKLLWSAKSAEFDKKGEIFELHAIKVTESSGRAPLEGNVIINAKDEFDNFGRPCVSMQMNPDGARRWAQLTKANIGKAIAIVLDGSVYSAPRVSGEIDGGSSNISGNFTIEDTKDLANTLKSGKMPAPTRIVQEEIVGPSLGAESIQQGISSFAIAFVLLMVYMVLLYDVIPGMLANMAMMFNLFFTLGILTSFQAALTMPGIAGIVLSLSIAVDANVLIYERTKEELRAGKNARDAMKAGYSKAFSAIFDSNFTSIITGVILYVFGTGPIRGFATTLIIGICCSFFTAVFMTRLVFEHQMRHDRWLNQNFVTKFSRHMLQNTKINFIGYYKKAFYITVVLIAVFIACFFVRGLSKSIDFTGGRNYVVKFDKAIEPEQVRDAITPYFPNSTVGAISLGTDHKTIRISTNYKIESNKSSVDGEVETILFKALTKSKMITQKSVDEFKKPDVGQGGSIISSTKVGPSVAKDITYGAIVSVILSLIAIFLYILLRFRNMAYSVGSTIALAIDTVIVIGFYSMLWGIVPFSLEIDQTFIGAILTITGYSVIDKVVVFDRVREIFHLRGNKGDIHQTFNDALNATLSRTVNTSMTVLIVLLCIFFFGGESIRSFSFAMVIGVIFGTLSSVFVAAPIAYLIMEREAKNDKGHEAEMVEAKV; translated from the coding sequence ATGCAAAACAAAGGATTAGTAAAGTTTATCACGCTATTGCTTATTTTGGTGTGTGTCTTCTATCTTTCCTTCTCGTTTGTAACGCGACATTACGAAAGTAAAGCTGCGGCAATGGAAAAAGTTAAGAAAGGCTCAGGCCAGGAATATCTTGATTCATTGAAAAACGAGAAAGTCTACATGGGAGTTTACTCACTTAAACAGTGTGGTGACATGGAAATCGGTCTCGGACTTGATTTGAAGGGCGGTATGAACGTTATTCTTGAGGTTTCAGTACCAGACGTAATCGAAGTTTTGGCAGATCACAAGACTGATGCTGCATTCGTAAAGTCAATGAACGAAGCTAAGGCTGAAGAAGAACAAAGTCATAGTGATTTCATTTCTCTGTTTGTAAGTGCTTATAAACAGAATGCTCCGGGACATCATCTTGCAGAAATTTTTGCTACACAGCAAATGAAGGGTAAAGTTAGTACTTCAAGTTCTAACTCTGAAGTTGAGAGGGCATTGCGCGCAGAGGTTTCTTCTGCAGTAGACAATTCTTACAACGTTGTACGTAACCGTATTGATAAATTCGGTGTAGTTCAGCCTAATATTCAGAAGTTAGAAGGACAGATGGGACGCATCATGGTTGAAATGCCAGGTGTAAAAGAGCCTGAACGTGTTCGTAAATTGCTTCAGGGAAGTGCCAATCTGGAATTTTGGGAGACTTATAATAATCAGGAGATTGCACCATATTTACAGCAGTTGGATTCAAGATTAGCCAATGGAGCTGATACCGCTTCTGCTAAAAAAGATACAGCAAGTGTTGGGGCTTCTTCTGTAAAAACAGGAAATTTGGCAGCTGCACTTAGTGCCAAAGCAGGTGCAAAGAACAAAGCTAAAGAAAATGCTCAGGTCGCTCAGGCTAAGAAGGCGCATCCTTTGTTCTCAATATTCCAACCTTCACAGGGTGAGAGTATGAGTGTAGTAGGTTATGCATCTTTTCGCGATACAGCAGCTATAGACCGAATGATTTATTCTCAGGTAGCAAAACAAGTGTTGCCTTCAGATGTTAAATTACTTTGGAGTGCTAAATCAGCTGAGTTTGACAAGAAGGGTGAAATATTCGAACTTCATGCTATTAAGGTTACAGAATCTTCAGGGCGTGCTCCTCTAGAGGGGAATGTTATCATAAATGCAAAGGATGAGTTTGATAATTTTGGACGTCCATGCGTAAGTATGCAGATGAACCCAGACGGTGCTCGTCGTTGGGCTCAACTTACTAAAGCCAACATAGGCAAAGCTATCGCTATTGTTCTTGATGGTTCTGTATACAGTGCACCACGTGTAAGTGGTGAAATTGATGGTGGTAGCTCTAATATTAGTGGTAACTTTACTATTGAGGATACAAAAGACCTCGCAAATACATTGAAGTCTGGTAAGATGCCGGCTCCTACACGTATTGTTCAAGAGGAAATAGTAGGACCATCGCTTGGTGCTGAATCTATCCAGCAAGGTATTTCTTCATTTGCCATCGCATTTGTACTCTTGATGGTATACATGGTACTTCTTTATGATGTCATACCTGGTATGCTGGCAAATATGGCAATGATGTTCAACCTATTCTTTACTCTTGGAATATTAACGTCTTTTCAGGCGGCGCTTACAATGCCTGGAATTGCCGGTATAGTCCTGTCGTTGAGTATAGCGGTGGATGCGAATGTGCTTATATACGAACGAACAAAAGAGGAACTCCGAGCAGGTAAAAATGCACGAGATGCAATGAAGGCCGGTTATTCCAAAGCTTTCTCTGCTATCTTTGACTCCAACTTTACTTCTATCATAACAGGTGTTATCCTGTATGTATTCGGAACAGGTCCTATACGTGGTTTCGCAACTACATTGATTATCGGTATTTGCTGTTCATTCTTTACAGCTGTCTTCATGACACGTCTTGTATTTGAACATCAGATGAGACACGATAGATGGCTGAATCAGAATTTTGTAACGAAATTCTCTCGTCATATGCTTCAGAATACCAAGATAAACTTTATTGGTTATTATAAAAAGGCATTTTATATCACGGTTGTATTGATAGCAGTATTTATAGCATGTTTCTTTGTTCGTGGATTGAGTAAGAGCATTGATTTTACTGGAGGACGTAACTATGTTGTTAAATTTGATAAAGCGATTGAACCAGAGCAGGTACGCGATGCAATCACTCCATACTTCCCTAATAGTACAGTTGGAGCAATATCTCTTGGCACAGATCATAAGACAATACGTATCTCTACTAACTATAAGATTGAGTCAAACAAATCATCTGTAGATGGTGAGGTTGAGACAATTCTGTTTAAGGCTTTGACAAAATCAAAGATGATTACACAGAAGAGTGTAGATGAATTCAAAAAACCAGATGTTGGACAAGGTGGCTCTATAATCAGTAGTACAAAGGTAGGACCTTCTGTAGCAAAGGACATAACTTATGGCGCTATTGTCAGTGTAATACTGTCATTAATAGCCATCTTCCTTTATATACTTCTTCGTTTCAGAAACATGGCTTATTCTGTAGGTTCTACTATAGCTTTAGCAATAGATACTGTAATCGTAATTGGATTCTATTCAATGCTATGGGGCATTGTGCCATTCTCGCTTGAGATAGACCAAACGTTTATTGGAGCTATTCTTACCATAACAGGTTATTCCGTTATTGATAAGGTCGTTGTTTTTGATCGTGTTCGTGAGATATTCCATTTGCGTGGAAATAAAGGCGATATACATCAAACATTCAATGATGCATTGAATGCTACATTGAGCCGTACCGTTAATACTTCAATGACCGTGTTAATTGTATTGCTCTGTATCTTCTTCTTCGGTGGAGAAAGTATACGTAGCTTCTCGTTCGCTATGGTTATTGGTGTAATATTCGGTACTTTGTCATCAGTATTTGTTGCGGCTCCTATTGCTTACCTTATAATGGAGCGTGAGGCCAAAAATGATAAAGGGCATGAGGCTGAAATGGTTGAGGCTAAAGTTTAA
- a CDS encoding HU family DNA-binding protein, with translation MNKSELIDQIAAASGLSKGDSKKALDATVKALKEALVKGDKIALVGFGTFSVNERPAREGINPATKQKIQIAAKKVAKFKAGAELTNELN, from the coding sequence ATGAATAAGTCAGAATTAATTGATCAGATCGCAGCTGCATCAGGTCTTTCTAAAGGCGATTCAAAGAAGGCTTTGGACGCTACAGTAAAAGCTCTTAAAGAGGCTTTAGTTAAAGGTGATAAAATAGCATTGGTTGGTTTCGGTACATTCAGTGTAAACGAGCGCCCAGCCCGTGAAGGCATTAACCCTGCAACAAAACAGAAAATACAAATTGCTGCTAAAAAAGTAGCTAAATTTAAAGCTGGTGCAGAATTAACAAACGAGCTGAACTAA